The Lepisosteus oculatus isolate fLepOcu1 chromosome 4, fLepOcu1.hap2, whole genome shotgun sequence genome window below encodes:
- the LOC138238041 gene encoding E3 ubiquitin-protein ligase TRIM39-like isoform X4, whose product MAEGSISVSQDQFSCSVCLDLLKDPVALLCGHSYCMGCIKNCWDQEDQTGIYSCPQCRQTFTPRPDLHRNTILAEVVEKLKETGLSGPPPAHSPAGPGDVLCDVCTGRQRGAVKSCLVCLASYCQTHLQPHYEAAPLKKHKLVDATGQLQEKICSTHDKLLEVYCRTDEKCVCYLCVMDEHRGHDTVSIAAGRTEKQKQLGETQTQTQQRLQEREKKLQKLRQAVESLRSSAHTAVQDTDRIFTELIRSIERTRSEVTELIRAQERAAVSQAEGRLERLEKEIAELKRRDSELNQLSHTEDHIHFLQDFQSVCVPPGAGDSPSTPVRLHFSPEAVRRAVSGLKERLEDLCKKESIKISTTVTEVYSLLTPEPWSRAELLHSVTLDPDTAHCLLSLSEDGKRVRLGQRKSLSDNPHRFDHSSCVVSREAFTSGRHYWEVEVNDSWTIGVTRESAERKGGIRFSPQQGYWCLYSHPYCFSALTTPMTPLPLSLLPRKLGVCVDIEERTVSFYRVESRAHVYTFTDMVFTQGEKIYPVFYTWDQYKDLELLPAVSVEIKPVTVACSQRCL is encoded by the exons ATGGCAGAAGGCAGTATTTCAGTTTCTCAGGACCAGTTCAGctgctcagtgtgtctggatttgCTGAAGGATCCAGTGGCTCTGCTCTGTggacacagttactgtatgggCTGTATTAAGAACTGCTGGGATCAGGAAGATCAGACTGGGATCTACAGCTGCCCCCAGTGCAGACAGACCTTCACCCCAAGACCTGATCTTCACAGAAACACCATCCTGGCTGAAGTGGTGGAGAAACTGAAGGAGACAGGGCTCAGTggccctcctcctgctcacagtCCTGCTGGCCCTGGAGATGTGCTGTGTGATGTCTGCACTGGGAGACAGAGGGGAGCTGTGAAATCCTGTCTGGTGTGTCTGGCCTCTTACTGTCAGACTCACCTCCAGCCTCACTATGAAGCTGCTCCATTGAAGAAACACAAGCTAGTTGATGCCACAGGACAACTGCAGGAGAAGATCTGCTCCACTCATGACAAACTGCTGGAGGTCTATTGCCGTACTGATGAGAAGTGTGTTTGTTATCTTTGTGTAATGGATGAACACAGAGGTCATGATACTGTCTCAATAGCAGCAGGAAGGACAGAGAAACAG AAGCAGCtgggggagacacagacacaaacccagcagagactccaggagagagagaagaagcTGCAGAAGCTGAGACAGGCTGTGGAGTCACTCAGA AGCTCTGCACAcacagcagtacaggacactgacagGATCTTTACTGAGCTGATCCGCTCCATTGAGAGAACACGCTCTGAGGTCACAGAGCTGATCAGAGCTCAAGAGAGGGCTGCAGTGAGTCAGGCTGAAGGACGTCTAGAGCGACTGGAGAAGGAGATCGCTGAGCTGAAGAGGAGAGACTCTGAGCTGaaccagctctcacacacagaggatCACATCCATTTCCTCCAG GATTTCCAGTCTGTATGTGTCCCTCCTGGAGCTGGAGACTCACCCAGCACCCCTGTCCGTCTACACTTCTCTCCTGAGGCAGTGAGGAGAGCTGTCTCTGGACTGAAAGAGCGACTGGAGGATCTCTGCAAGAAGGAATCAATAAAGATTTCCACAACAG tgACTGAAGTCTACAGTCTGCTGACTCCAGAGCCCTGGTCCAGAGCAGAGCTTTTACACT CTGTGACTCTGGACCCTGATACAGCTCACTGTTTGCTCAGCCTGTCTGAGGATGGGAAGAGAGTGAGACTGGGACAGAGGAAGAGTCTCTCTGACAATCCTCACAGATTTGATCACAGTTCCTGTGTCGTGAGCAGGGAGGCCTTCACCTcagggagacactactgggaggtggaggtgaatgACAGCTGGACAATAGGAGTGACCAGAGAGTCTGCAGAGAGGAAAGGGGGGATCAGATTCTCTCCCCAGCAGGGTTACTGGTGTCTTTACTCTCACCCTTATTGTTTCTCTGCTCTCACTACCCCTATGACCCCTCTCCCCCTCAGTCTGCTGCCCAGGAAGCTGGGGGTTTGTGTGGATATTGAGGAGAGGACGGTCTCCTTTTACAGAGTGGAGTCCAGAGCTCATGTCTACACTTTCACTGACATGGTCTTCACTCAGGGGGAGAAGATCTATCCTGTCTTCTATACCTGGGATCAGTATAAAGACCTtgagctgctgcctgctgtcagtgtggagatTAAACCCGTCACTGTAGCCTGTAGCCAGAGGTGCCTGTAG
- the LOC138238041 gene encoding E3 ubiquitin-protein ligase TRIM39-like isoform X3: MAEGSISVSQDQFSCSVCLDLLKDPVALLCGHSYCMGCIKNCWDQEDQTGIYSCPQCRQTFTPRPDLHRNTILAEVVEKLKETGLSGPPPAHSPAGPGDVLCDVCTGRQRGAVKSCLVCLASYCQTHLQPHYEAAPLKKHKLVDATGQLQEKICSTHDKLLEVYCRTDEKCVCYLCVMDEHRGHDTVSIAAGRTEKQKQLGETQTQTQQRLQEREKKLQKLRQAVESLRSSAHTAVQDTDRIFTELIRSIERTRSEVTELIRAQERAAVSQAEGRLERLEKEIAELKRRDSELNQLSHTEDHIHFLQDFQSVCVPPGAGDSPSTPVRLHFSPEAVRRAVSGLKERLEDLCKKESIKISTTVTEVYSLLTPEPWSRAELLHSAVTLDPDTAHCLLSLSEDGKRVRLGQRKSLSDNPHRFDHSSCVVSREAFTSGRHYWEVEVNDSWTIGVTRESAERKGGIRFSPQQGYWCLYSHPYCFSALTTPMTPLPLSLLPRKLGVCVDIEERTVSFYRVESRAHVYTFTDMVFTQGEKIYPVFYTWDQYKDLELLPAVSVEIKPVTVACSQRCL, from the exons ATGGCAGAAGGCAGTATTTCAGTTTCTCAGGACCAGTTCAGctgctcagtgtgtctggatttgCTGAAGGATCCAGTGGCTCTGCTCTGTggacacagttactgtatgggCTGTATTAAGAACTGCTGGGATCAGGAAGATCAGACTGGGATCTACAGCTGCCCCCAGTGCAGACAGACCTTCACCCCAAGACCTGATCTTCACAGAAACACCATCCTGGCTGAAGTGGTGGAGAAACTGAAGGAGACAGGGCTCAGTggccctcctcctgctcacagtCCTGCTGGCCCTGGAGATGTGCTGTGTGATGTCTGCACTGGGAGACAGAGGGGAGCTGTGAAATCCTGTCTGGTGTGTCTGGCCTCTTACTGTCAGACTCACCTCCAGCCTCACTATGAAGCTGCTCCATTGAAGAAACACAAGCTAGTTGATGCCACAGGACAACTGCAGGAGAAGATCTGCTCCACTCATGACAAACTGCTGGAGGTCTATTGCCGTACTGATGAGAAGTGTGTTTGTTATCTTTGTGTAATGGATGAACACAGAGGTCATGATACTGTCTCAATAGCAGCAGGAAGGACAGAGAAACAG AAGCAGCtgggggagacacagacacaaacccagcagagactccaggagagagagaagaagcTGCAGAAGCTGAGACAGGCTGTGGAGTCACTCAGA AGCTCTGCACAcacagcagtacaggacactgacagGATCTTTACTGAGCTGATCCGCTCCATTGAGAGAACACGCTCTGAGGTCACAGAGCTGATCAGAGCTCAAGAGAGGGCTGCAGTGAGTCAGGCTGAAGGACGTCTAGAGCGACTGGAGAAGGAGATCGCTGAGCTGAAGAGGAGAGACTCTGAGCTGaaccagctctcacacacagaggatCACATCCATTTCCTCCAG GATTTCCAGTCTGTATGTGTCCCTCCTGGAGCTGGAGACTCACCCAGCACCCCTGTCCGTCTACACTTCTCTCCTGAGGCAGTGAGGAGAGCTGTCTCTGGACTGAAAGAGCGACTGGAGGATCTCTGCAAGAAGGAATCAATAAAGATTTCCACAACAG tgACTGAAGTCTACAGTCTGCTGACTCCAGAGCCCTGGTCCAGAGCAGAGCTTTTACACT CAGCTGTGACTCTGGACCCTGATACAGCTCACTGTTTGCTCAGCCTGTCTGAGGATGGGAAGAGAGTGAGACTGGGACAGAGGAAGAGTCTCTCTGACAATCCTCACAGATTTGATCACAGTTCCTGTGTCGTGAGCAGGGAGGCCTTCACCTcagggagacactactgggaggtggaggtgaatgACAGCTGGACAATAGGAGTGACCAGAGAGTCTGCAGAGAGGAAAGGGGGGATCAGATTCTCTCCCCAGCAGGGTTACTGGTGTCTTTACTCTCACCCTTATTGTTTCTCTGCTCTCACTACCCCTATGACCCCTCTCCCCCTCAGTCTGCTGCCCAGGAAGCTGGGGGTTTGTGTGGATATTGAGGAGAGGACGGTCTCCTTTTACAGAGTGGAGTCCAGAGCTCATGTCTACACTTTCACTGACATGGTCTTCACTCAGGGGGAGAAGATCTATCCTGTCTTCTATACCTGGGATCAGTATAAAGACCTtgagctgctgcctgctgtcagtgtggagatTAAACCCGTCACTGTAGCCTGTAGCCAGAGGTGCCTGTAG